From the Rana temporaria chromosome 4 unlocalized genomic scaffold, aRanTem1.1 chr4w, whole genome shotgun sequence genome, one window contains:
- the LOC120921812 gene encoding uncharacterized protein LOC120921812 — translation MASDNQTWRNTKLQEEIKENWKARKYTKRRKFIISGLLFPLMTFFFIKTYLTFSSSAEDNKTETLHKRDLQLSRNKRHFPRYSDFDTSNDIYGYACIGYGVTCCMSFYFFHSNTIEIHARIESKTKFTKMQGSYVHSNTTGTYECNLTDMGFWVIVIKGNETTAWTGDVTNAKVHTPSVGGSKTDIWFQTQYYLQFVDPEHLQITGDEKGDVTRVWDFQMTRSLALVKVKVMITVVDLIIPDIKVSPQSLKIEEGKDNLTLMCTTQIELPQNSLLTWKRNSELLGSLFYSSASIIRKGNFGNLDWKNNSLIFHHTNPNLNDSGIYECCLSLENYPMKCDIANVAVLSPEKTKCTNGKFIPASPFQINHFQSRHLLREGRFVIILWKFNISEWKISSRYPQCQEYLVNMELGIDKWFGTNSKNNSRNKRGIAEGILGGIGIVGSITNSMDITTLKSDLETSGLVGSKSIKVQRNLNQILENMVMKTATVIGPSIIHLQNITLDLMKSEQHSHIARTCLEIQTEYSTNFKITAQAFQSGITPLGVLQSLPNEYVFAKNHTDLWVNKWVGCNQHECFSTSMIPIAGREQMLVPITVLGLPVSDTQLLYYQLQYTDFALDSNFSEPEQLDLSSCLHFQSKIICLPKQDKGIFHSCFHNHSLCTARIEKVKTAFDLVTSVGKKKVCFQVMTSTETVKAFFLSCTQTEILKRGLYCIDGDLAGISINGIRVNLTNILMRDVGALPVQYNISQVDEFPWKEWADIIQKDKGLLIALSEELHKADIVFKHEQGKLKVIEHEWSALSSNSFWVNFKKTISVWGNTSVVTAAGNILLHPIVIIFIIMVLCILFQICIMIKMKQFYKLLKKEMKKGEEIMTSILTQRITSGLTDPMVNCGTSGATDSRCV, via the coding sequence ATGGCATCTGATAACCAAACATGGAGGAACACAAAACTccaagaagaaataaaagaaaattggaaagcaagaaaatacacaaaaaggAGAAAATTCATTATCTCAGGACTCCTTTTTCCATTAATgacatttttcttcataaaaactTACTTGACTTTTTCCAGTTCAGCAGAAGATAACAAGACTGAGACCCTGCATAAAAGAGACTTGCAGCTATCCAGAAATAAGAGACACTTTCCAAGATACAGTGACTTTGACACAAGCAATGACATATATGGATACGCTTGCATAGGATATGGGGTTACTTGTTGCATGAGTTTTTACTTTTTCCATAGCAACACCATTGAAATTCACGCCAGAATAGAATCCAAGACAAAGTTCACAAAAATGCAAGGATCATATGTACATAGTAATACAACTGGTACATATGAGTGTAATCTAACAGATATGGGATTCTGGGTTATAGTTATAAAAGGAAATGAGACTACAGCTTGGACTGGGGATGTAACTAATGCTAAGGTACATACTCCTTCTGTGGGAGGATCCAAAACTGATATTTGGTTTCAAACACAATATTATTTACAGTTTGTAGATCCTGAACATTTACAAATTACAGGAGATGAAAAAGGAGATGTAACTCGAGTATGGGATTTTCAAATGACAAGAAGTTTAGCTCTAGTCAAAGTGAAGGTGATgattactgttgtggatttaattaTTCCAGACATAAAAGTATCGCCACAATCTCTTAAAATAGAAGAAGGAAAGGATAATTTAACTTTGATGTGTACTACGCAAATAGAATTACCTCAGAATTCACTATTAACCTGGAAGAGAAATAGTGAGTTGTTGGGCAGTCTTTTCTATAGCTCAGCTAGCATAATTCGTAAGGGCAATTTTGGTAATTTAGATTGGAAGAATAATAGTTTGATTTTTCATCACACTAATCCAAATCTAAATGACTCAGGTATATATGAGTGTTGCCTATCATTGGAAAATTATCCTATGAAATGTGATATTGCAAATGTTGCAGTTTTATCCCCTGAAAAAACGAAATGTACTAACGGAAAATTTATTCCCGCCAGTCCTTTTCAAATTAATCATTTCCAATCCAGACATCTTTTAAGAGAAGGACGCTTTGTGATTATACTTTGGAAATTTAACATTTCTGAATGGAAAATTTCATCAAGGTATCCTCAGTGTCAAGAGTATCTAGTTAATATGGAATTGGGTATTGATAAATGGTTTGGAACTAATAGTAAAAACAACAGCAGGAATAAACGAGGTATTGCAGAAGGAATCCTCGGAGGAATTGGAATTGTTGGAAGTATTACCAATAGTATGGATATTACTACATTAAAATCTGATCTAGAAACATCAGGTTTAGTGGGAAGTAAAAGTATCAAAGTTCAGAGAAATTTAAATCAAATATTAGAAAATATGGTAATGAAGACAGCAACAGTTATAGGTCCATCTATTATCCATTTACAAAATATTACTTTGGATTTAATGAAAAGTGAACAACATTCTCACATAGCCAGAACGTGTCTAGAGATACAGACAGAGTATTCCACCAATTTTAAAATAACAGCTCAAGCATTCCAAAGTGGAATAACTCCTTTAGGAGTTTTACAAAGTTTACCTAATGAGTATGTATTTGCAAAGAATCATACAGATTTATGGGTAAATAAATGGGTAGGATGTAATCAGCATGAATGCTTTAGTACCTCAATGATTCCTATAGCTGGGAGAGAACAAATGTTGGTTCCAATTACAGTCTTAGGATTGCCAGTAAGTGATACTCAATTGTTATATTATCAATTGCAGTATACAGATTTTGCTTTGGATAGTAATTTTTCAGAACCAGAACAACTTGACCTATCTTCATGTTTACATTTTCAATCTAAAATAATCTGTTTGCCTAAGCAGgacaaaggaatttttcattcttGTTTTCATAATCATTCATTATGTACCGCGAGaatagaaaaagtaaaaacagCTTTTGACTTAGTTACTTCAGTAGGTAAAAAGAAGGTTTGTTTTCAAGTTATGACTAGCACTGAAACAGTTAAAGCTTTTTTCCTATCCTGTACACAAACAGAAATCCTGAAACGAGGATTATATTGTATAGACGGAGACCTTGCAGGAATCAGTATAAATGGAATTAGAGTGAATTTGACTAATATTCTTATGAGAGATGTGGGTGCTCTTCCTGTACAATATAATATATCTCAAGTAGATGAATTCCCATGGAAAGAATGGGCAGACATCATACAAAAGGATAAGGGCTTATTAATTGCTTTATCTGAAGAACTTCATAAAGCAGATATAGTATTTAAGCATGAGCAAGGAAAGTTAAAAGTAATAGAACATGAATGGTCAGCGTTATCATCAAATTCTTTCTGGGTGAATTTTAAGAAAACTATATCAGTTTGGGGAAACACTTCAGTAGTTACTGCAGCAGGAAATATATTATTGCATCCaatagttattatttttattattatggtgTTATGCATATTATTTCAAATCTGTATAATGATTAAGATGAAACAGTTTTACAAATTACTtaagaaagaaatgaaaaaaggTGAAGAAATCATGACAAGTATTCTTACTCAGAGAATCACATCTGGCTTAACTGATCCGATGGTAAACTGTGGTACATCTGGAGCAACTGATTCAAGATGTGTGTGA